Proteins encoded by one window of Tunturibacter psychrotolerans:
- a CDS encoding lactonase family protein produces the protein MERRGRLRRSVAVGAAMILPVFTGCTGFFPPVNNSGGGTGATGNQVYVLNQTTKSVSGFVVGTGTLKAVNNSPVTLGSQPFAEVVTPNNAFLYIAGQALISLYLINSDGSLSAPSGGAEQNAVTAASLAVSPDGQWLIALDSLTQQLDIYQINSSTGALTAAAGSPAAYPIPSGSGTWQPSMVQVSPDGTLIFAALGTAGDATFTFNTTTGLATSSQHLPNVNASTGDYALAVDPKTAYLYIARSGTNGGVAVYIIGSGGTLNSVTGSPFAAGNGTQSVVLDSTGTYVYAGNRTGGTISGYTIVAGTTQAALTLNPLSGSPYLSGTSVQSLGIDRTGKYLLAAAVGGSPDLTMYSFDITTPGKLDPATSIATDTDPAGAVAVALTH, from the coding sequence ATGGAACGAAGGGGAAGGTTGCGGCGGTCGGTTGCAGTGGGTGCCGCGATGATTTTGCCGGTCTTTACTGGCTGCACGGGATTTTTTCCTCCAGTCAATAATTCTGGTGGTGGAACTGGTGCGACGGGGAACCAGGTGTACGTCTTGAATCAGACGACGAAGTCTGTGAGTGGATTCGTTGTGGGGACGGGGACGCTGAAGGCCGTGAACAACTCGCCGGTCACGCTTGGGTCTCAACCATTTGCTGAGGTTGTAACTCCGAATAATGCGTTTCTTTATATTGCGGGGCAGGCATTGATCAGCTTATATTTGATCAACTCCGACGGATCGTTAAGCGCGCCGAGCGGCGGCGCCGAGCAGAATGCGGTGACTGCTGCTTCGCTGGCGGTTTCACCGGATGGGCAGTGGCTGATTGCGCTGGATAGCCTTACGCAGCAGCTGGACATTTACCAGATCAATTCGTCGACTGGGGCGTTGACGGCGGCGGCTGGATCGCCTGCAGCCTATCCAATCCCTTCGGGATCCGGTACGTGGCAGCCATCGATGGTTCAAGTTTCGCCGGACGGGACGCTGATTTTTGCTGCCCTGGGCACTGCGGGCGATGCTACCTTCACGTTCAACACAACGACGGGATTGGCTACGAGCAGCCAACATCTGCCGAATGTGAATGCGAGCACGGGCGATTATGCACTGGCCGTCGATCCGAAGACTGCCTACTTGTACATTGCGCGGAGCGGGACTAATGGTGGAGTTGCGGTGTACATCATTGGGTCGGGAGGGACGCTGAATTCGGTCACGGGTTCGCCGTTTGCCGCGGGAAATGGGACGCAGTCGGTCGTACTGGATAGTACGGGGACTTATGTGTATGCGGGAAATCGAACGGGTGGCACGATCTCCGGGTATACGATTGTCGCGGGAACAACTCAGGCGGCTTTGACGTTGAACCCGCTGAGCGGGTCGCCATATTTGAGTGGGACTTCGGTGCAGTCATTGGGGATCGACAGAACGGGCAAGTATCTGTTGGCGGCGGCGGTTGGCGGCAGCCCGGACCTGACGATGTACAGCTTCGACATTACGACTCCAGGCAAGCTGGATCCGGCTACGAGCATCGCTACGGATACAGATCCTGCAGGGGCTGTCGCGGTGGCGCTAACGCATTAG